One bacterium DNA window includes the following coding sequences:
- a CDS encoding DUF6529 family protein, protein MKKITLLAVLFIVVCASARPEYADRERKDCVYCHLDPRGGGPRNERGLYYAAHGHSLAGWVEAGREVPQPPVTASPLWLLKSCLTVLTLLAALTAYVLIYSSRPATRRDPDKGAKLRRRHRIFGWTTLALYLLLTVICLAAHGIRGNTDRVVLHSVVGFVGLALCAAKVLIVEKRWKLWRVCHIVGGALLVVNLVMFATGAWWYLIGRFF, encoded by the coding sequence ATGAAAAAGATCACCTTACTCGCGGTTCTCTTTATCGTCGTCTGCGCCTCCGCCCGGCCCGAGTACGCGGACCGGGAGCGCAAGGACTGCGTTTACTGCCACCTCGATCCCAGGGGCGGCGGCCCGCGCAACGAGCGCGGCCTCTACTACGCGGCCCACGGCCACAGTCTCGCGGGGTGGGTCGAGGCGGGGCGCGAGGTCCCGCAGCCCCCGGTGACCGCCTCGCCCCTGTGGCTCCTCAAGAGCTGCCTGACCGTCCTGACCCTCCTGGCGGCGCTCACCGCGTACGTCCTCATCTACTCCTCCCGCCCGGCGACCAGGCGGGACCCGGATAAGGGCGCGAAACTGCGCCGCAGGCATAGAATCTTCGGCTGGACGACCCTGGCCCTCTACCTCCTGTTGACCGTCATCTGCCTCGCGGCCCACGGCATCCGCGGCAACACGGACCGGGTGGTGCTGCACTCGGTGGTCGGCTTCGTCGGGCTGGCGCTCTGCGCCGCCAAGGTGCTCATCGTCGAGAAGCGTTGGAAGCTGTGGCGGGTCTGCCACATCGTGGGCGGCGCGCTGTTGGTCGTGAATCTCGTCATGTTCGCCACCGGCGCCTGGTGGTATCTCATCGGTCGCTTCTTTTAA
- the alaS gene encoding alanine--tRNA ligase, with product MPTSHEIKRTYLDFFVQRGHTEVPSAPLVPRDDPSLLFNSAGMVQFKPYWAGTLPVPFSPARACSLQKCFRLTDLENVGRTRRHHTFFEMLGNFSFGDYFKEEAVRWAWELSTEVYGMDPARIHAAVFTDDDEAHRLWREVIGIPAEHVIRLGAEDNFWGPAGKTGACGPSSELYWDNGPEQGCGRSECRPGCECDRFVEFWNLVFPQFDMQPDGTLARLKNRGIDTGLGVDRLTAILQGKASDYDTDLFRPIIEAAAIIVGRDPDDPAVRPKLWAVADHARALTVTLAEGVFPSNTGRGYALRRLLRRAGRLGFELGVEEPFVYRLVDPVNDVLGSSYPDILLRAERTKEALCREEERFLGTLAAGMEVFGSIVKDLTGKIVSGRDAFRLYDTFGFPVDLTAVMAEERGLSVDLEGFERELEAARETSRASARFHSGDGGPTVTGLETVFRGYDALELESRVVALFDAAHGSVDTLETGAEGTMVLDETPFYAESGGQVGDTGELTTDRGGVFTVTDTRKAGRAHLHVGTVKNGPFRVGETVRASVDESRRRRIQAHHTATHVLHWALRKVLGEHAVQAGSWVGPKNFRFDLNHPRAVTENELAEITRLVNEKILLNDPVRWRIVTLEEAGRLGAMMLFGEKYSGDVRLVETGDYSKELCGGTHVRATGEIGSLYVVQEGALAAGIRRIEAVCGMAAVEHVNRREGLLNRAASLVKVPPAELPGRVETLLEDRKNADRKILGLEERLASGGSRNLADEAEEIDGVKLLAAELPGVGAKALRGTVDRLKEELGSAVILLATRDGEKAVLACGVTGDLVEKGLHAGKLMGGLAPILGGQGGGRPDFAQGGGVFPQKLPLVFAKIRELVGGGR from the coding sequence ATGCCGACCAGCCACGAGATAAAGCGCACCTATCTGGACTTCTTCGTCCAACGCGGGCACACCGAGGTCCCCTCGGCGCCGCTGGTGCCCCGGGACGACCCCAGTCTGCTCTTCAACTCGGCGGGGATGGTCCAGTTCAAGCCGTACTGGGCCGGGACGCTGCCGGTGCCTTTCTCGCCGGCCCGGGCCTGCTCCCTGCAGAAGTGCTTCCGGCTGACCGACCTGGAGAACGTGGGCCGGACACGGCGCCACCACACATTCTTCGAGATGCTGGGCAACTTCTCCTTCGGCGACTACTTCAAGGAGGAGGCCGTCCGCTGGGCCTGGGAGCTCTCGACGGAGGTCTACGGGATGGACCCGGCGCGCATCCACGCCGCGGTCTTCACCGACGACGACGAGGCGCACCGGCTCTGGCGGGAAGTCATCGGTATACCGGCGGAGCACGTGATCCGGCTGGGCGCCGAGGACAATTTCTGGGGCCCGGCGGGGAAAACCGGCGCCTGCGGCCCGTCCTCGGAACTCTACTGGGACAACGGCCCCGAGCAAGGCTGCGGACGCTCCGAATGCCGCCCGGGGTGCGAGTGCGACCGCTTCGTGGAGTTCTGGAACCTGGTCTTCCCCCAGTTCGACATGCAGCCCGACGGCACCCTGGCCCGGTTGAAAAACCGGGGGATAGACACCGGCCTGGGCGTTGACCGTCTGACGGCCATCCTTCAAGGAAAGGCCAGCGACTACGATACCGACCTCTTCCGACCGATCATCGAGGCGGCGGCGATCATCGTGGGCCGCGACCCCGACGACCCGGCCGTCCGCCCAAAACTCTGGGCCGTGGCCGACCACGCCCGGGCGCTCACCGTGACGCTCGCCGAGGGGGTCTTCCCCTCGAACACGGGGCGGGGGTACGCCCTGCGGAGGCTCCTGCGGCGGGCCGGCAGGCTGGGCTTCGAGCTGGGCGTCGAGGAGCCCTTCGTCTACCGGCTGGTGGACCCGGTCAACGACGTCCTCGGGTCGAGCTACCCCGACATCCTCCTACGGGCCGAGCGGACGAAGGAGGCACTCTGCCGCGAGGAGGAGCGCTTCCTCGGCACCCTGGCCGCCGGGATGGAGGTTTTTGGGAGCATCGTCAAAGACCTCACCGGGAAAATCGTCTCCGGGCGCGACGCCTTCAGGCTCTATGACACCTTCGGCTTCCCGGTGGACCTGACGGCGGTGATGGCCGAGGAGCGGGGGCTCTCGGTAGACCTGGAGGGCTTCGAGCGTGAATTGGAGGCGGCCCGGGAGACCTCGCGGGCGTCGGCCCGCTTCCACTCCGGCGACGGGGGGCCTACGGTGACCGGCCTGGAAACCGTTTTCCGCGGCTACGACGCGCTGGAATTGGAATCCCGGGTCGTCGCGCTCTTCGACGCCGCGCACGGGTCGGTGGACACCCTGGAGACGGGCGCGGAGGGTACGATGGTCCTGGACGAGACGCCCTTCTACGCCGAATCGGGCGGGCAGGTCGGCGACACGGGCGAGCTCACGACCGACAGGGGCGGCGTCTTCACGGTCACGGACACCCGGAAGGCCGGCCGGGCTCACCTGCACGTCGGCACAGTCAAAAACGGCCCTTTTCGCGTCGGGGAAACCGTCCGGGCGTCGGTGGACGAATCCCGCCGGCGGCGCATCCAGGCCCACCACACGGCGACGCACGTCCTTCACTGGGCGCTGCGCAAGGTTCTGGGCGAGCACGCCGTCCAGGCCGGCTCCTGGGTCGGGCCGAAAAACTTCCGCTTCGACCTGAACCACCCCCGGGCCGTTACGGAAAACGAGCTGGCGGAAATCACGCGGCTGGTCAACGAAAAGATTCTGCTGAACGACCCCGTGCGCTGGCGGATAGTAACTTTGGAGGAAGCCGGGCGCCTCGGGGCGATGATGCTTTTCGGCGAGAAGTACTCCGGCGATGTCCGGCTGGTGGAGACCGGAGACTACTCGAAGGAGCTATGCGGCGGGACGCACGTCAGGGCGACGGGGGAGATTGGGAGCCTGTACGTCGTGCAGGAGGGCGCGCTGGCGGCCGGCATCCGGCGCATCGAGGCGGTGTGCGGCATGGCGGCGGTGGAGCACGTGAACCGGCGCGAGGGCCTCCTGAACCGGGCGGCGTCCCTGGTCAAGGTCCCGCCGGCGGAGCTCCCCGGGCGCGTCGAGACCCTGCTGGAGGACCGCAAAAATGCCGACCGGAAGATTCTCGGGCTGGAGGAGCGCCTGGCCTCGGGCGGGAGCCGGAATCTGGCCGACGAGGCGGAAGAGATTGACGGAGTAAAGCTGCTCGCCGCCGAGCTCCCCGGCGTGGGCGCCAAGGCACTGCGCGGCACGGTGGACCGCCTGAAGGAAGAGCTGGGCTCGGCGGTCATCCTGTTGGCCACGCGGGACGGGGAGAAGGCGGTCCTCGCCTGCGGCGTCACCGGGGACCTGGTGGAAAAAGGGCTCCACGCGGGGAAATTGATGGGCGGGCTGGCGCCGATTCTGGGCGGGCAGGGCGGCGGAAGGCCCGACTTCGCCCAGGGCGGCGGAGTTTTCCCCCAAAAACTCCCCCTGGTCTTCGCTAAAATCCGGGAGCTGGTCGGCGGGGGTCGCTGA
- a CDS encoding tetratricopeptide repeat protein: MSPEHNRVANARHLFERGMYAEALNELRMAVGEGKEYPDVYNLMGLCNSMRSDYKVAVSYYQKALELNPAYEEARLNLLITLSDLGKYKEADAELTAMLASTKIRSDELSPAIKARLAEGYRELAALELEMGRIEQAERLINEAVELAPSFVDLLVFRGKILRRGGRLSEAEEVLERAITINPNYQNGQLELGLVHFQQGAYDTAKGHLQKARELSKGTSREAELYMSFLKTKRSELRPGEKKTEEKK; the protein is encoded by the coding sequence GTGTCTCCGGAACATAACAGGGTCGCCAACGCCCGCCACCTCTTCGAGCGGGGCATGTACGCCGAGGCGCTCAACGAGCTGCGGATGGCGGTCGGGGAGGGCAAGGAGTACCCCGACGTATACAACCTGATGGGTCTCTGCAACTCGATGCGTTCCGACTACAAGGTCGCCGTGAGCTACTACCAGAAGGCTCTGGAGCTGAACCCGGCCTACGAGGAGGCGCGGCTCAACCTCCTGATCACCCTCTCCGACCTGGGCAAGTACAAGGAGGCCGACGCCGAGCTCACCGCCATGCTCGCCTCGACGAAGATCCGGTCCGACGAGCTCAGCCCCGCCATCAAGGCCCGTCTGGCCGAAGGCTACCGCGAGCTGGCCGCCCTCGAGCTGGAGATGGGCCGCATCGAGCAGGCCGAGAGGTTGATCAACGAGGCGGTGGAGCTGGCGCCGTCCTTTGTTGACCTGCTGGTCTTTCGGGGTAAAATCCTCCGCCGGGGCGGACGGCTGTCCGAGGCCGAGGAGGTCCTGGAGAGGGCCATCACCATCAACCCCAACTACCAGAACGGTCAGCTCGAGCTCGGCCTGGTGCATTTCCAACAGGGAGCCTACGACACCGCCAAGGGGCACCTCCAGAAGGCCCGTGAGCTCTCCAAGGGAACCAGCCGCGAGGCGGAGCTCTACATGTCCTTTTTGAAAACGAAGCGAAGCGAGTTACGCCCAGGCGAAAAGAAGACTGAGGAGAAGAAGTAA
- the bamD gene encoding outer membrane protein assembly factor BamD produces MKAALIVPVIALLLCGCAVELPDLYSLTAVKWFELGKGYYDKEEWEAARGCFENVLIVYPSSTYAGESQFYLGMAYYGEGLYLEAQAILEDMASSYPNSSYTDNARYNIGRCYFKRAPDYQRDTELIKAAIGEYRRTLKLFPGSELIPQIEDAIREAEELEARKLDYIVYVYRRMDHPRSVILYTDMLLGAYPDSAYAPQNLWRRGEALLELGYADDARSDFERILEEYPDDEYAADARESLNTMGPLAGNPDGG; encoded by the coding sequence TTGAAGGCGGCACTCATCGTCCCGGTCATCGCACTATTGCTTTGCGGCTGCGCCGTAGAGCTGCCGGATCTCTACTCGCTCACCGCCGTGAAGTGGTTCGAGCTGGGAAAGGGCTACTACGATAAAGAGGAATGGGAAGCGGCGCGGGGGTGCTTCGAGAACGTGTTGATAGTTTACCCCTCCTCTACGTACGCCGGCGAATCCCAGTTCTACCTGGGCATGGCATACTACGGAGAGGGGCTGTACCTGGAGGCGCAGGCGATTCTCGAGGACATGGCCTCCAGCTACCCCAACTCGTCCTACACCGACAACGCCCGCTACAACATCGGACGGTGCTACTTCAAGCGCGCGCCCGACTACCAGCGTGACACGGAGCTCATCAAGGCGGCCATCGGCGAATACCGCCGCACGCTCAAGCTCTTTCCCGGATCGGAGCTGATCCCCCAGATAGAGGATGCGATCCGGGAGGCCGAGGAGCTGGAGGCCCGCAAGCTGGACTACATCGTATACGTGTACCGCCGGATGGATCACCCGCGGTCCGTGATTCTCTACACCGACATGCTCCTGGGCGCCTACCCCGACTCCGCGTACGCGCCGCAGAACCTGTGGCGCCGCGGGGAGGCACTCCTGGAGCTGGGTTACGCGGACGATGCCCGGAGCGATTTCGAGCGGATTCTGGAGGAGTACCCGGACGACGAGTACGCCGCGGACGCCCGCGAGAGCTTGAACACGATGGGCCCTCTCGCCGGGAACCCGGACGGCGGCTAG
- the nadD gene encoding nicotinate (nicotinamide) nucleotide adenylyltransferase, whose product MDTPGKYALFGGSYDPVHLGHLLLATFARERLDLDRVYFIPAARGPHRDRPPKAAESHRLAMLRLALEGEPAFFTDDIELRRGGVSYTLDTVLRFREMLGGEPVILVGADNLNDLGTWHRVDELVRLARFAYAPRPGSVITPERLPPGTRASEIPMPPFGVSSTLVRQRAAAGLSLRWLVPDPVARYIGEKGLYREG is encoded by the coding sequence ATGGACACACCCGGGAAATACGCCCTCTTCGGCGGCAGCTACGATCCGGTGCACCTGGGCCACCTGCTCCTGGCGACCTTCGCCCGCGAGCGGCTGGACCTGGACCGGGTGTACTTCATCCCCGCCGCCCGGGGACCCCACCGCGACCGCCCCCCGAAAGCCGCGGAATCCCACCGTCTCGCCATGCTCCGGCTGGCACTCGAGGGGGAGCCGGCCTTCTTCACCGACGACATCGAGCTCCGGCGGGGCGGCGTCTCCTACACCCTGGACACGGTCCTGCGATTCCGGGAGATGCTCGGGGGGGAACCGGTCATTCTGGTGGGCGCCGACAACCTGAACGATCTGGGCACCTGGCACCGGGTGGACGAGCTGGTCCGGCTCGCCCGCTTCGCCTACGCGCCAAGGCCCGGGAGCGTAATCACGCCCGAAAGGCTTCCCCCCGGGACCCGGGCGTCGGAGATCCCCATGCCCCCCTTCGGCGTGTCCTCGACGCTGGTGCGCCAAAGAGCCGCGGCGGGGCTCAGCTTACGGTGGCTCGTCCCCGACCCGGTGGCCCGTTACATCGGGGAGAAGGGTCTCTACCGCGAGGGCTGA
- a CDS encoding response regulator — MSTRVMVVDDDPDIRSIVKTVFEGDNYTVKTCPSGEEALEQVKVFNPELIVLDVMMPGMDGYQVCSELKKDFETAHIPVILLTAKQDIIDLERGVEHSIDDYIAKPFSQRELLARAKMVLSRTRYQLGCNPLTGLPGNLEIEHRLKEVIRSGKPYSLFYADIDRFKSFNDYYGYARGDSIIRLLTHCLVQATRVLGKPKDFVGHIGGDDFMMLCYHQDAEKLANRVIELFGEGVGDYFDETDLKRDYYEITDRTGCLRRYPATLTLTVVLVSSEKRRFANTAEITDIVTELKKFGKGKPGNIVVHERRGSTEGDAAARKGEC, encoded by the coding sequence ATGTCCACACGGGTGATGGTCGTTGACGATGACCCCGACATCCGCTCGATAGTCAAAACCGTATTCGAGGGCGATAACTACACGGTCAAGACCTGCCCCTCGGGCGAGGAGGCCCTGGAGCAGGTCAAGGTCTTCAACCCGGAGCTCATCGTCCTGGACGTGATGATGCCGGGGATGGACGGCTACCAGGTGTGCTCCGAGCTGAAGAAGGACTTCGAAACCGCCCACATCCCGGTGATTCTACTGACGGCCAAGCAGGACATCATAGACCTCGAGCGGGGCGTCGAGCACTCCATAGACGATTACATCGCCAAGCCCTTCTCCCAGCGGGAGCTCCTGGCCCGGGCGAAGATGGTCCTGTCGCGCACGCGCTACCAGCTCGGCTGCAACCCGCTGACGGGCCTGCCGGGAAACCTGGAGATAGAGCACCGGCTCAAGGAGGTCATCCGCTCCGGCAAACCCTACTCCCTCTTCTACGCGGATATAGACCGGTTTAAAAGCTTCAACGACTACTACGGCTACGCCCGCGGCGATTCCATCATCCGCCTCCTCACGCACTGCCTCGTCCAGGCCACCCGGGTGCTGGGCAAACCGAAGGACTTCGTCGGTCACATCGGCGGCGACGACTTCATGATGCTCTGCTATCACCAGGACGCGGAGAAGCTGGCGAACCGGGTCATCGAGCTCTTCGGCGAAGGCGTGGGTGACTACTTCGACGAGACCGACCTGAAGCGGGATTACTACGAGATAACGGACCGCACCGGTTGCCTGCGGCGGTATCCCGCAACGCTCACCCTGACCGTCGTGCTGGTGTCGAGCGAGAAGCGTCGCTTCGCCAACACCGCCGAGATTACCGACATCGTCACCGAACTGAAGAAGTTCGGCAAGGGCAAACCGGGCAACATCGTGGTCCACGAGCGCCGGGGAAGTACGGAAGGCGACGCCGCGGCCCGGAAGGGCGAGTGTTAA
- a CDS encoding response regulator → MSKIMIVDDERHIVETLCLAFEKRGYQVVGVSDATLCVPLADREKPDVIILDVMMPGMDGYEVLNRLGEDDRVSRIPVIVLTAKPDEIYRRISEGIGAKLHLTKPFKPYAVVEQVERILDERKGVPTAQP, encoded by the coding sequence ATGTCGAAGATAATGATCGTGGACGACGAGCGGCACATCGTCGAAACGCTCTGTCTGGCCTTCGAGAAACGGGGTTACCAGGTCGTGGGCGTGTCCGACGCGACGCTGTGCGTCCCCCTCGCCGACCGGGAAAAACCCGACGTCATCATCCTCGATGTCATGATGCCCGGGATGGACGGCTACGAGGTGCTCAACCGTCTGGGCGAGGACGACCGGGTGTCGCGCATCCCGGTGATCGTCCTCACCGCGAAGCCCGACGAGATTTACCGACGCATCAGCGAGGGAATAGGCGCCAAACTGCATCTGACCAAACCCTTCAAACCGTACGCGGTGGTCGAGCAGGTGGAGCGCATACTCGACGAGCGCAAGGGTGTCCCGACGGCCCAGCCGTGA
- a CDS encoding response regulator, which produces MARIMIVDDERHIVETLGLAFKSRGHDTISLSDPATVLSAAMRERPDAIILDLLMPGIDGYKLYHDLMADELLSSTPVAIITGHSGPLYERISREIGIALHLTKPFNPLDVVKRIEKLIAPGPGGTP; this is translated from the coding sequence ATGGCCCGGATCATGATCGTGGACGACGAGCGGCACATCGTCGAGACGCTGGGGCTCGCCTTCAAGAGCCGGGGGCATGACACTATCTCCCTCTCCGACCCCGCCACCGTCCTGAGCGCGGCGATGAGGGAGCGACCCGACGCCATCATCCTGGACCTCCTCATGCCGGGCATAGACGGCTACAAACTGTACCACGACCTGATGGCCGACGAGCTTTTGTCTTCGACCCCCGTCGCCATAATTACGGGTCACTCGGGACCGCTCTACGAGAGAATCAGCCGGGAGATAGGCATCGCGCTGCACCTGACCAAGCCCTTCAATCCCCTCGATGTGGTCAAACGCATCGAGAAGCTGATAGCTCCGGGTCCCGGGGGTACACCCTAA